The following DNA comes from Triticum aestivum cultivar Chinese Spring chromosome 3D, IWGSC CS RefSeq v2.1, whole genome shotgun sequence.
GCCCGGCTGGCCGCAGTTGATTATTCATTAGCCCATatctttccctatatatatattatatattatatattttaAACCAGGTATTGCTTCTGGCCGTACGTCGTCGTTCTTTTTGCATAAAAGTCCCCCTATTGttaagaattcaacccgcagtcctttcTTAAGTGAGAAAAACGTTTCGTTCAGAAATTTTACAAATAAAACCCTGTGGTTTCAGGGATTCAACCCGCAGTCCTCGGTCAATGAATACAAATCGGTTTCTGGGCTGTAGATCGTGCGGCGGCGCTCCCGATCCCCGATCCGATCGGGAGCAGGACGACGGCGGcagagctccgggaggcggggaACGACGGGGAAGTGGCGGAGGTCGGGATCTATCCCGGCGGTTCATAGTGGAGGCCGGCCGCGGCGGCGCTCCTGATCCCCGATCCGATCGGTAGCAGGATGACGACGGCAGAGTTCCGGGAGGCGGGGAAGTGGCGGAGGTGGGGATGCATCCCGGTCGTTCGTAGTGGAGGCCAGCGGCAGCGGCGCCCCATGGCATGGCGACTCGGTCTTCTGGGAAGAAGATACGAGGGAGGGAGACGAGGTGAGATGGAGAGAAGAGAAGGGAGAATAGGGACTACGCGGCTACTTGCTGCTGGTCCGACGGCGGCTCCAGTCATCGGATCAGGTTTTGTCCGGATTCCTCTCCTCCCCGCAAAAAAAGTATGCCATGTCGTTGTTAATTGCTAGAGACGCTCTTCATAAGTTCAGCCTGTGGCCAACAGCAACCTCCAGGTCACCTGAGAATTCAGTGGCATAGGCATGCTCTCGCCTGATTAATTTTGTTGAAGATTTTTCTTTGGCGTGTGGGCAGCACCCATCAGTGTTAGAGTACATGTTCAATATACATAACAGCTTCTCTGGTGACTTACTCATCTAATGGTTAGATACAATTTTAGCAACAGTGAATAGACGCATGATACGTTTGTCTGCTTCTGAATGTTCATAATGTGTAAACGATTCAATTTTTAAATGATTTTGTTTTAGAAGTTGAATCTGCACATCGACTATATGCTCCAACACTGCAGGCCAACTCTTGATGGATTTCCAATGTGTTGCTGGCCTCCCAATTTTTTCCGTCGTGCAGCCGCTCCCCGTCTCCCTGGATTGTCCCAAGCTGGTCCGGCCGTGTGCTGCCCTGACAGCCGAGCGTGTGCTATCCACGGAACACGGCTCCTCCACCCAGGACCTCCTCCGCAACGCCGGCGAGGACACTACTTCGTCCGAACCGATCATCACGACCACGCGCAGGTACACACACATGTGCTCCCCTGCCACCCCTGCACTGATTTAAGGCAAAATCCAATTGGGGGGTATTGATAGGCACCAATGTATTCTTGATTGAGTTCCCATTTCTTGAATTACGTTGATCCTTTTGGTAAGATCAAATCGAACAAACTGAACATCACTTGCCCAAACAAGCTGAACGTCATGCTACATTATTGCAAATCAGTTACCAGGACTTTGTGTTCTTTGTACAAAACAGTCAAGACCTCGATCACTTATTTGTAGAGCACAAGCGAAGACATCTGCTAGATAAATGTCTTCCCAAGCTAAAGGCTCATGGCTCCGAAGTACTAATATTCTCTGAGGTACTGATTCTCTCTGTTACTCATGCACCTAGCTTGGTTGCTTCAGAAAGCATCATGACTATGATAAAAATATGATAGCAATCATGAGTTACAGAAATTCTGCTTCTGAGGTGATTTTGTGCCCATGCTCACATTCTATCTTGAGTTTTGTGACCCATATTATACGGTTATCTTCTTTGTCTATTCATGATTGTGTGGAGCTTGCAAGATTAATTCACGCTGGCTTCTTAGCTTTTCATTTTTCATATTTGCCACAAGCCTGCTTTCATCTCTCCCTTCCCATTATATAGTGAATATGTAATCTTAAATCATGACCAGAAAAAATGTGCAAGTTCTACATGTTTACTTGCATGCTATTTTTTTTACAGGAGCACCATAACATGTGAAAAATTCGAAGAGCTTTGTGAAGATTTGTGGGAGCAGCTCTGACTACAATTAAGGAAGTCCCACGCAGCGGGCATGAAGATTGGTCACATATATATGTATAGTAGAGCTGATTGAGGACTTACACGGCACCCAAACTGCAGGTGATTATACTCTTCATTGAAGACTTATACTTTGAGGGGCTGTAATGGTAATGCAGGAATGTTGCATCGTTCATATCTACCATCGACCATCATTACTTACTTTTGTTGTTCTTCTTGCTATTGGCTGGTAGCTTTTAGTAGCAATTTGGATAATTTTGTGCATAATATTCTGTCTGATTTTGGGGCAAGAAAGGTCGGGGATTCTGCT
Coding sequences within:
- the LOC123078936 gene encoding uncharacterized protein isoform X6, with translation MTTAEFREAGKWRRWGCIPVVRSGGQRQRRPMAWRLGLLGRRYEGGRRGEMERREGRIGTTRLLAAGPTAAPVIGSGQLLMDFQCVAGLPIFSVVQPLPVSLDCPKLVRPCAALTAERVLSTEHGSSTQDLLRNAGEDTTSSEPIITTTRRAQAKTSAR
- the LOC123078936 gene encoding uncharacterized protein isoform X5, with translation MTTAEFREAGKWRRWGCIPVVRSGGQRQRRPMAWRLGLLGRRYEGGRRGEMERREGRIGTTRLLAAGPTAAPVIGSGQLLMDFQCVAGLPIFSVVQPLPVSLDCPKLVRPCAALTAERVLSTEHGSSTQDLLRNAGEDTTSSEPIITTTRRSTITCEKFEELCEDLWEQL
- the LOC123078936 gene encoding uncharacterized protein isoform X1 — protein: MTTAEFREAGKWRRWGCIPVVRSGGQRQRRPMAWRLGLLGRRYEGGRRGEMERREGRIGTTRLLAAGPTAAPVIGSGQLLMDFQCVAGLPIFSVVQPLPVSLDCPKLVRPCAALTAERVLSTEHGSSTQDLLRNAGEDTTSSEPIITTTRSYQDFVFFVQNSQDLDHLFVEHKRRHLLDKCLPKLKAHGSEVLIFSEVLILSVTHAPSLVASESIMTMIKI
- the LOC123078936 gene encoding uncharacterized protein isoform X3, with translation MTTAEFREAGKWRRWGCIPVVRSGGQRQRRPMAWRLGLLGRRYEGGRRGEMERREGRIGTTRLLAAGPTAAPVIGSGQLLMDFQCVAGLPIFSVVQPLPVSLDCPKLVRPCAALTAERVLSTEHGSSTQDLLRNAGEDTTSSEPIITTTRSYQDFVFFVQNSQDLDHLFVEHKRRHLLDKCLPKLKAHGSEVLIFSEEHHNM
- the LOC123078936 gene encoding uncharacterized protein isoform X2, with protein sequence MTTAEFREAGKWRRWGCIPVVRSGGQRQRRPMAWRLGLLGRRYEGGRRGEMERREGRIGTTRLLAAGPTAAPVIGSGQLLMDFQCVAGLPIFSVVQPLPVSLDCPKLVRPCAALTAERVLSTEHGSSTQDLLRNAGEDTTSSEPIITTTRSQDLDHLFVEHKRRHLLDKCLPKLKAHGSEVLIFSEVLILSVTHAPSLVASESIMTMIKI
- the LOC123078936 gene encoding uncharacterized protein isoform X4, with amino-acid sequence MTTAEFREAGKWRRWGCIPVVRSGGQRQRRPMAWRLGLLGRRYEGGRRGEMERREGRIGTTRLLAAGPTAAPVIGSGQLLMDFQCVAGLPIFSVVQPLPVSLDCPKLVRPCAALTAERVLSTEHGSSTQDLLRNAGEDTTSSEPIITTTRSQDLDHLFVEHKRRHLLDKCLPKLKAHGSEVLIFSEEHHNM